CTCGGAAGCGGTCGGCATGACGCGTTCAGGAGGGGCGGAGATGGCGCATCGCGTGCGGTGGGGATTGAGCCTCCCGAATCGGGGGATCGTGCTCGGGGCAGGGGATCCCCCCGAGTTGCTGGCGATGGCCGAGATCGCCGATCGCTCGGGGGTATTCGATGCTGTGTTTACGGGTGACAGTTTGATCGCAAAGCCGCGGATCGATGCGGTCGTGTTTCTCGCCGCGGTGGCGGGCCGCACACAGCGGGTACTCCTGGGCACGTCGTGCATGGCCAGCTTCATCTTTCGGCATCCGATCGTGCTCGCGAATCAGTGGGCGGCGCTCGATCAGATGAGCGGAGGGCGCGCGTATCTCGTCGCCTGCATGGGCGGTGGACCGCACACCAAGTCCGCGCACCGCTCGCCGAGCGGCGCCCGCTGGGAGGTCGAGTTCGCCGCGATGGGCACGAGCGTGGAGGAGCGGGCCGGCCGCTTGGTCGAGGGCATTGAGATTCTCCGGGCGCTGTGGACCGGTGAGCCGGTCACCCATCGCGGGCGGTTCTATCAATTCGCCGACGTCGTGTTGAACGTGACCCCCCTGCAAACGCCGTGTCCGATCGCGATCGCCAGCAACCCCCAACCGCCCTACGCCGGCGAGCACATCATCGAGCGCGCCCTCAAGCGGGTGGCGCGTCTTGGGGACGGGTGGCAGGTCGAGATGAGTACCCCCGAGGAGTTCGCGCACCGCTGGCAGCGCATCCGCGAATACGCCGCCGCCCTTGGCCGTTCCCCGGGTCCGGTGACCTCGATGATCCATTTCTACGTCAACGTCAACAGGGATGCCGACGCAGCGTTCGATGAAGCCCGGCGGTTCTACGAGCACTATCATGCGGGCCGGTTCCCGGACGAGTACCTGCGCTGGCGGCTCGTCACCGGAACGGCGGACGAAGTCGCCGAGCGGATCAGCCGGTTCATCGCCAGCGGCTGCAACCTGCCGATCATCCGGTTCGCCACGTACGATCCGATGGGGCAGCTGCGGCTGGCACTGACCGATTTGATGCCTCGGCTGCGGGATCATACCGATCACGCTCGCGCCTGGTGGCCTTGATGCGCCCCCTGGTGGAGGCGTTGATCCGCGGCGGCCACGACGTCCTCGAGACCGTCGTGGAGCGGCTGCAGGCGGGGGTGCGCGTTGCCAGCGTGAACCCATCGGCCGGGGGAACGGGGGAGGGCGAGTTCCAGACATTGGTCGCCGCTGAGTTGGAGCGGCTGGGATGCGCCGTGGAATCCTGGGAGCCGGACGCAGCGGCGCTCTCGGAGCGGTTCCCGGCCGCGCGCCCGTACCTGCCGTCCAGCGGGTTTCGGACCCGTCCCAACGTCATCGGATGGGCGCCGACTGCGGAGCCGCTCGGCGGACGGCGGGCGCACCTCATTCTCAACAGCCACGCCGATACCGTGGGAGCCGGCGATCCGTCCGGTTGGCGCTTTCCGCCGTTCTCGGGCACGGTCGCCGACGGCCACCTACACGGCCTCGGTGCCGTGGACGCGAAGGGCTGCATGTTTGCGTTCCTCGGTGCGTTCGCCGTCCTCCGGGCGGCGGGGGTGACGCTGCGCCGTAGCGTGATGCTCCAATCGGTGGTGGACGAGGAAGCCGGCGGCGCCGGCGTGCTCGACTGCATTCGGCGAGGGTACACCGCCGGAGCGGCGCTTGTCGGAGAGCCCACCTCGCTGCGGGTGTGCCCGGGCTCACGGGGATCGATGACGCTCGTGTTACGCGTCGTGGGGCGAGGCGCGCATCCGGGAGAAGGGTGGCGCGGGGTGAACGCCATCCATGCCGCGTGGCGCTACGTCGAAGCGCTTGAGCGCCTACGGGATGGCCTTGACCGAACCCGCATGCATCCCCTCTGGGCTCCGCTTCCGGTCGGGCATGTCTGGAACTTGATGGCGGTGAACTCCGGCCCCGCCGGACGCTCGGTCCCCGATCGGTGCGAGGTTCGATACAGTGTGGGGGTGATCGGTGCTGAGCGACTCACCGAACTCCAAGACGTGGTCGCCGCGTGCGTCGCCGGGGTGACCGCGGCCGACCCGTGGCTGATCGAGCACCCTCCGACGATAGAGTGGTCACCTCCATCCATGGAGCCGGCGGTGATCGAGCCGACGCATCCCGCCGTCGCGGCGATGGTTGCCGCCGGCGTCGACTTGGGGGAGGATCCGGTCGGCGTGCAGGCTTTTTCCGCCGCCTCCGACGGCCGGCACCTCATGAACTCGGGCGGGATCCCGGCCATCAACTTCGGGCCGGGGGACCTCCACCGCTGCCACAGCCCCGGAGAGGAGCTCCCGGTGGCGGAGTTGCGGCGCGCCATGACGTGGATCGCGCTGTTCATGGCGCGGTACTGCGGTGTCGCCCGCGGCCCCGCCGAGCGCTGATCCCAAAGGGAGTCCCGAGAACGCCCGAGAACCACCCGTCGTTCCCGGATCGGTTCGCAGACCGTCGAGGAGGATTGTTGCGCCATGTGCCAGTTGAACGAGGTCAAGGACCCGAATTATCTGCCGCACTTGACCTGGCCCGAGGTCAAGGCGCTGCTGGAGACGACCGACACTGTGATTCTACCGTTCGGGTCGATCGAGCAGCACGGTCCGGCGCTCCCGGAGGGGACGGATACGCTCGGCGTCATCGCGGTCTCGCGGGCCGCCGCGCGCGCCTCCGGCACCCTCTGTGCGCCGGTCCTCTTCCCCGCGCTCTCGGCGCACCACATGCAGTTCCCAGGGACGATTACGCTCTCGGAGGATACGTTCTGCCGGGTCGTGCTGGAGTCGGCGGCCTCGCTGGCCCGGCACGGCTTCCGACGGATCCTCCTCGCGAACGGCCACGGGGGGAACGAAGCGACGCTCGCCTACCTAGCCCATCGGATCACGAGGGAGACGGACGCCGCGGCCCAGCTGTTCGGGATCGGGGAGCTTCGGAAGATCTACCTCACCGCACACATCGACAAACTCGACATCCACGCGGGGATCGGCGAGACATCATCAATGTTGTACCAACAGCCGGACCTGGTCCGCCGCGACGATATCGAGCAGCCGCGGATGACGTTGGATGGCTGGCGTGAGGCGTTGCTGACCAAGGTGCGAGACGATCCCAGCCTTCTCCGCTATGTGACGCTCAAGCTCCCCGCGACGCACCTGGTTTCCTCCAACGGGTGCATCACCTACGGCGACCCGGCACAGGGCACCGCGGAGCGAGGGAAAGAACTCTTCGACGCCTACGTGGCCGCCATGGTCGCGTTCATCAAGGGCTGGCAATCGGCAACATCCAAGCCGGTACAGCAAGGGACGACCCGATGAGGTCGCGGTCGCGCGTCTGCCTGCTTGGAACCCTGCTCACCGTGATCGCGCTGGTCCCGACAGGCGCGCCGGCCCCGGATCTGTTCGCCGCCGACCGGACCATGCTGCGCGCGGCAATCCGCACACCCGCGACGGGGTTCGATCCGAAAATCGAGACGGCAAGCACGGTCGGGGCGATCGATGCCAACGCAATTGAAACGCTGGTCACGACCGATTTTGACGGGGTGACGATCCGGCCGCAGCTGGCCACCGAGTGGCGGGTGGAGGGGGCCCGCAGCTGGATCTTCAAGCTCCGCCCCAAGGTGAGGTTTCACGACGGCACCCCATTCGACGCGGCGGCGGTGAAGTTCAGCCTGGAGCGCATGGCCGCCGCGGACTCGTCGCAGCGAGGCGACTTCGCCTGGTTGGAGAGCGTCCAGATCGTAGATCCGCTGACCGTCCGCATCACCGCCAAATATCCGTATGCTCCGATGCTCAGCTCGCTCGCGTTTTACGAGCCGTATCTCGTGAGCCCCTCGGCCGTTCAGAGGATGGGCGATGGCTTCGGGCAACGACCCGTGGGCACGGGTCCCTTCAAGTTCCAGAGCCACGTCCCCAAGCAGCGAACGATCATGGTCCGCAACGACGACTACTGGGGACCCAAGGCCGTCCTGGCGCAGGTGGATTGGATCTTCGTTCCCGAGGACAATGCGCGCCTGGCCGGTCTCCTCGCTGGCGAGCTCGACCTGTTGACGGTGATCGAGCCGTCGATCGCGCAGGCGATCGCCAAGAACGCCCAGTACCAAGTCCTCCACGGCCCCGCGGATCTCGTCGACCGCGTAGGGTTCAATACCAGGAAGAAACCGTTCGACGACGTGCGCATCCGCCGGGCGATCGTGCACGCGATCAACCGGAAGCTGATGCTGGAGACCATCTTTGGCGGAGACGGCGTTCTGTATGACATGCCGATCGCGCCCACCATGTGGGGCTATGACCGGTCCACGATGGGGCCGCTCAGCTACCCGTACGATCCCGAGAAGGCCAAGCGGCTCCTCGCGGAAGCGGGGTATCCGAACGGATTCAAGACCACGTTCACCGCCATCAACCGCCCCGACCACCGCCAGATCGCCGAGGTCGTCCAGGAAGATCTCAAGAAGGTCGGCATCCAAGTCGAGGTCAAAACCTTCGACTTCGCGACGGTCGCCGAACTGTCTCGTCAGGGCCAGGACGAGATGTACATCATCGGAACGTACGGCGTCGGTGATCCCGACCGTGTCTTTCCCGAGTATGAGTCCTCGACCGTCGGGGTGAAGAACCGGAACTTCTGGAGCACGCCAGAAGTGGACCGGCTGATTGCGCTGCAGCGGACTCAACTCGATGATGCGAAGCGCCTTGCGCTTGTGCGGCAGGCCGCCGCAAAGATCCGCGAAGCGGTGCCGGACTTTGCGCTGCGCGTCCGGGTCGACGCGGAGGCGATCAGCAAAAAGGTGAAGGGCTACCGGTTGCACCCTCTCAAGTGGGTTCTGCAGCCGGTCGGCCTAGAACCATAGCCGGTTCGGGGCGGTCGTTGCTGCCCTACATCGCGCGTCGCGTGGTTCATGTCCTCCTGGTGGTGGTCGGGGTGGTGGTCATCACCTTCGCGATGCTGCGCCTCATCCCGGGGAATCCGGCGCGAGTAATCGCCGGCGAATTCGCCTCGGCCGACAGCATCAAGGCGGTAGAGATCCGGCTCGGTCTCGATCGGCCCCTGCCCGTACAGTTCGGCCGCTATATCGGGAATCTGGTCCGGGGAAATCTCGGCCAATCGTTTCACAGCAACGTGCCCGTTGCACGGGAGTTGGCCGTGTCGTATCCGATTACGGCGCAGCTGGCCGTGTTTTCGCTTCTCCTCGCCGCCGTCCTCGGAGTCCCGCTCGGGGTCGCGGCCGCGGTGCGCCGCGGCACGGCGGTGGACCTGGTGTCGATGGTGATCGCGGTCGGCGGCCTGTCCGTCCCCAATTTCTGGCTCGGGCTCAACCTCATCTTGTTGTTCTCGGTGACGCTCCGCTGGCTGCCATCGATCGGCAGCGACTCCCTCGCGCACTTTGTGCTGCCGTCGATTTCGCTGGCAACATTTTCCCTCGCACTCATCGCACGGCAGATGCGGTCGAGCCTGCTGGAGGTGCTGGGGCAGGATTTCATCCGGACCGCCCGCGCCAAGGGGCTGACGGGGCACGGAACAATCACCCGGCACGCGCTGCGCAACGCGCTGATCCCGGTGATCACCGTGATGGGGCTCAACTTCGGGTACGTACTCGGCGGGACGGTGATTACCGAGTCGGTGTTCTCGATGCGCGGGATGGGATCCCTGGTCGTGAGCTCGATCCTCGACCGGGACTATCCGGTGGTGCAGGCCGGGATCCTGGTCCTGGCCCTCAACTTCGCGTTGGTGAATCTGCTGGTGGACCTTGCCTATGCAGTCGCCGATCCCCGCGTCCGCTACGCATAGGTGACCGCGAGGGACTCGTGCGCCGCGTCCTGCGCCATCATTCGGCCCTGGTCGGCCTCATCGTTGTCCTGGCAGAGGTCTCCCTCGCACTGCTTGCCCCCCGGGTCGCCTCCTTGCCGCCCAGCGTGCAGGACCTCCGCGGCCGGCTGGCGCCGCCCGGCGTGGCGCGACATTTCCTCGGCACCGACGAACTCGGCCGGGACATCCTGAGCCGCCTCGTGTATGGCGCCCGCATCTCGTTGGCCGTCGGCGTCCTCGTGGTGGGCGTGGCCGCAGGGATCGGGGTCCCGGCCGGCGTGGTGGCGGGCTACCATCCTCGCTGGGATGCGCCGATCATGCGGATGACGGACCTGATGATGGCCTTTCCCGGCATCCTCCTCGCGCTCGTCGTCGTCGCGATCCTGGGGCCGGGTCTCTGGCAGGCGATGCTGGCGGTGGGAATTCAGTCGGTGCCGGTGTTCGTCCGCCTGACCCGTGCGTCGGCCCTGACCGTGCGGG
This region of bacterium genomic DNA includes:
- a CDS encoding LLM class flavin-dependent oxidoreductase, giving the protein MAHRVRWGLSLPNRGIVLGAGDPPELLAMAEIADRSGVFDAVFTGDSLIAKPRIDAVVFLAAVAGRTQRVLLGTSCMASFIFRHPIVLANQWAALDQMSGGRAYLVACMGGGPHTKSAHRSPSGARWEVEFAAMGTSVEERAGRLVEGIEILRALWTGEPVTHRGRFYQFADVVLNVTPLQTPCPIAIASNPQPPYAGEHIIERALKRVARLGDGWQVEMSTPEEFAHRWQRIREYAAALGRSPGPVTSMIHFYVNVNRDADAAFDEARRFYEHYHAGRFPDEYLRWRLVTGTADEVAERISRFIASGCNLPIIRFATYDPMGQLRLALTDLMPRLRDHTDHARAWWP
- a CDS encoding ArgE/DapE family deacylase, producing MRPLVEALIRGGHDVLETVVERLQAGVRVASVNPSAGGTGEGEFQTLVAAELERLGCAVESWEPDAAALSERFPAARPYLPSSGFRTRPNVIGWAPTAEPLGGRRAHLILNSHADTVGAGDPSGWRFPPFSGTVADGHLHGLGAVDAKGCMFAFLGAFAVLRAAGVTLRRSVMLQSVVDEEAGGAGVLDCIRRGYTAGAALVGEPTSLRVCPGSRGSMTLVLRVVGRGAHPGEGWRGVNAIHAAWRYVEALERLRDGLDRTRMHPLWAPLPVGHVWNLMAVNSGPAGRSVPDRCEVRYSVGVIGAERLTELQDVVAACVAGVTAADPWLIEHPPTIEWSPPSMEPAVIEPTHPAVAAMVAAGVDLGEDPVGVQAFSAASDGRHLMNSGGIPAINFGPGDLHRCHSPGEELPVAELRRAMTWIALFMARYCGVARGPAER
- a CDS encoding creatininase family protein; this translates as MCQLNEVKDPNYLPHLTWPEVKALLETTDTVILPFGSIEQHGPALPEGTDTLGVIAVSRAAARASGTLCAPVLFPALSAHHMQFPGTITLSEDTFCRVVLESAASLARHGFRRILLANGHGGNEATLAYLAHRITRETDAAAQLFGIGELRKIYLTAHIDKLDIHAGIGETSSMLYQQPDLVRRDDIEQPRMTLDGWREALLTKVRDDPSLLRYVTLKLPATHLVSSNGCITYGDPAQGTAERGKELFDAYVAAMVAFIKGWQSATSKPVQQGTTR
- a CDS encoding ABC transporter substrate-binding protein, which produces MRSRSRVCLLGTLLTVIALVPTGAPAPDLFAADRTMLRAAIRTPATGFDPKIETASTVGAIDANAIETLVTTDFDGVTIRPQLATEWRVEGARSWIFKLRPKVRFHDGTPFDAAAVKFSLERMAAADSSQRGDFAWLESVQIVDPLTVRITAKYPYAPMLSSLAFYEPYLVSPSAVQRMGDGFGQRPVGTGPFKFQSHVPKQRTIMVRNDDYWGPKAVLAQVDWIFVPEDNARLAGLLAGELDLLTVIEPSIAQAIAKNAQYQVLHGPADLVDRVGFNTRKKPFDDVRIRRAIVHAINRKLMLETIFGGDGVLYDMPIAPTMWGYDRSTMGPLSYPYDPEKAKRLLAEAGYPNGFKTTFTAINRPDHRQIAEVVQEDLKKVGIQVEVKTFDFATVAELSRQGQDEMYIIGTYGVGDPDRVFPEYESSTVGVKNRNFWSTPEVDRLIALQRTQLDDAKRLALVRQAAAKIREAVPDFALRVRVDAEAISKKVKGYRLHPLKWVLQPVGLEP
- a CDS encoding ABC transporter permease; amino-acid sequence: MLPYIARRVVHVLLVVVGVVVITFAMLRLIPGNPARVIAGEFASADSIKAVEIRLGLDRPLPVQFGRYIGNLVRGNLGQSFHSNVPVARELAVSYPITAQLAVFSLLLAAVLGVPLGVAAAVRRGTAVDLVSMVIAVGGLSVPNFWLGLNLILLFSVTLRWLPSIGSDSLAHFVLPSISLATFSLALIARQMRSSLLEVLGQDFIRTARAKGLTGHGTITRHALRNALIPVITVMGLNFGYVLGGTVITESVFSMRGMGSLVVSSILDRDYPVVQAGILVLALNFALVNLLVDLAYAVADPRVRYA
- a CDS encoding ABC transporter permease produces the protein MRRVLRHHSALVGLIVVLAEVSLALLAPRVASLPPSVQDLRGRLAPPGVARHFLGTDELGRDILSRLVYGARISLAVGVLVVGVAAGIGVPAGVVAGYHPRWDAPIMRMTDLMMAFPGILLALVVVAILGPGLWQAMLAVGIQSVPVFVRLTRASALTVRELDYIQAASAVGVPDVRILARHVLPNSLPPILVQATFSMATAIITTASLSFLGLGAQPPSPEWGAMLATGRVNMYLAPHVTLFPGLAIFVTVLAFNLLGDGLRDLLDPRLRGVV